The Salvia splendens isolate huo1 chromosome 21, SspV2, whole genome shotgun sequence genome includes a window with the following:
- the LOC121784991 gene encoding beta-amyrin 28-monooxygenase-like, which yields MELYYASFLCLFVSTVVLALHLLFYKSKPSSPSLPPGKTGWPFLGESLEFLSTGWKGHPEKFIFDRIARYSSLVFRTHLLGEPAAVLCGPSGNKFLFSNENKLVQAWWPSSVDKIFPNDTSNQTSSKEEAIKMRRMLPTFFKPEALHRYVGIMDHVARRHFADGWENRQNVVVFPLSKNYTFWLACRLFLSIEDPAQVEKFAEPFNLLASGLISIPIDLPGTPFNKGIKASAYIRKELVGIIKQRKADLSDGKASPTQDILSHMLLTSNEDGKFMHEADIANKILGLLIGGHDTASSACTFVVKYLAELPEVYEGVYREQMEIAKTKAEGELLNWEDLQKMKYSWNVACEVLRLAPPLQGAFREALADFTFNGFSIPKGWKLYWSANSTHKNSDFFPEPEKFDPSRFAGSGPAPYTFVPFGGGPRMCPGKEYARLEILVFMHHLVKRFKWEKMIPDEKIVVDPMPIPAKGLPIRLIPHVSQN from the exons ATGGAGCTCTACTACGCCTCCTTCCTCTGCCTCTTCGTCTCCACCGTCGTCCTCGCCCTGCACCTCCTCTTTTACAAGTCCAAACCCTCCTCCCCCTCCCTCCCCCCGGGCAAAACCGGCTGGCCATTCCTCGGCGAGAGCCTCGAGTTCCTCTCCACCGGCTGGAAGGGCCACCCGGAGAAGTTCATCTTCGACCGCATCGCCCGCTACTCCTCCCTCGTCTTCCGCACCCACCTCCTCGGCGAGCCCGCCGCCGTCCTCTGCGGCCCCTCCGGCAACAAATTCCTCTTCTCCAACGAGAACAAGCTCGTCCAAGCCTGGTGGCCCTCCTCCGTCGACAAAATCTTCCCCAACGACACCTCAAACCAAACCAGCTCGAAAGAGGAAGCCATCAAAATGCGCCGAATGCTCCCCACCTTCTTCAAGCCGGAAGCCCTCCACCGCTACGTCGGGATCATGGACCACGTCGCCCGCCGCCACTTCGCCGACGGATGGGAGAATCGCCAAAACGTCGTCGTTTTCCCCCTTTCCAAAAACTACACGTTCTGGCTCGCCTGCcgcctttttctctctattgaagACCCCGCGCAGGTGGAGAAGTTCGCGGAGCCGTTTAATTTGCTGGCGTCCGGGCTGATCTCGATCCCGATCGATCTGCCCGGGACGCCTTTCAATAAGGGGATCAAGGCGTCCGCTTATATAAGAAAGGAGCTCGTTGGTATTATAAAGCAGAGAAAGGCGGATCTTAGCGACGGAAAAGCGTCGCCAACGCAGGATATTTTGTCGCACATGTTGCTTACTAGCAATGAGGATGGGAAATTCATGCACGAGGCCGATATTGCGAATAAGATTCTCGGCTTGCTCATTGGCGGCCACGACACTGCTAGCTCCGCCTGTACTTTCGTCGTGAAGTACCTAGCCGAGCTTCCCGAGGTCTATGAAGGCGTCTATAGAG AGCAAATGGAGATTGCGAAGACGAAGGCGGAGGGGGAGTTGTTGAACTGGGAGGACTTGCAGAAGATGAAGTACTCGTGGAACGTTGCGTGTGAAGTGCTGAGACTGGCGCCGCCTCTTCAGGGCGCGTTCAGGGAAGCGCTTGCAGATTTCACGTTCAATGGTTTCTCCATTCCGAAGGGCTGGAAG TTATACTGGAGTGCAAACTCAACGCACAAGAACTCAGACTTCTTTCCAGAGCCCGAGAAGTTCGACCCGTCGAGGTTTGCGGGATCAGGTCCCGCCCCATACACGTTTGTGCCGTTCGGGGGTGGGCCGAGGATGTGCCCCGGGAAGGAGTATGCCCGATTGGAAATCCTAGTGTTCATGCACCACCTCGTCAAGAGATTCAAGTGGGAGAAAATGATTCCTGATGAGAAAATTGTGGTTGATCCAATGCCAATTCCGGCTAAGGGTCTTCCAATTCGACTCATCCCCCACGTTTCTCAAAATTAA
- the LOC121785281 gene encoding uncharacterized protein LOC121785281, with product MDFPGPSSESQEIQGDNPEDPLPPHHVIINIPESNGSMVYIVREKMQGDVPVAVSLGPYHHRRDDLLELVEPFKDELRNMLCESPERITILQREISERMNEFYTEPCGHSGEDLANMLLRDACFLICFMRGFGEDGVQTYIDMCEHMGTSAMLSVSSDTCMLANQIPLWLISLIYPVQHQSLLCEYLSYRVYGDYRMRQLPWAGEEPRHLLEALHRTFLRRVVETQPNPDNQPREITRSAWSQMDSLFRSVTDLKAKGIYLQPSSNCLTDISFTSYGLFAKLRLPIFCVNEESKVLFSNLIVFEMSAGVQTDYGVSSYINFMKTLINNANDVKVMRERGILWSTLENDEEVLHIFKSISTYGFSSTGLDHFNEVKMRIDVYCNNKARIWMAELFNTYFQSPWSAIALFAAAFLLCLTILQTYYTIHPSTQPNNSI from the coding sequence ATGGATTTTCCCGGCCCTTCTTCGGAGTCGCAAGAAATACAAGGGGACAACCCGGAAGACCCCCTCCCACCCCACCACGTCATTATCAATATCCCTGAATCTAATGGGAGCATGGTGTACATAGTGAGGGAGAAAATGCAAGGGGACGTGCCGGTAGCTGTTTCCCTCGGCCCATACCACCACAGGCGGGATGATCTATTGGAGCTGGTGGAGCCATTCAAGGACGAGCTACGAAATATGCTTTGCGAAAGCCCTGAACGAATAACCATCCTTCAGAGAGAAATCAGTGAGAGGATGAACGAATTCTACACCGAACCATGTGGCCACAGTGGCGAGGATTTGGCAAATATGTTGTTACGCGACGCTTGCTTCCTCATATGCTTCATGCGTGGATTTGGTGAGGATGGGGTACAAACTTACATCGATATGTGTGAGCACATGGGAACGTCCGCTATGTTGTCCGTATCATCTGATACGTGTATGCTGGCGAATCAAATTCCGTTATGGCTCATCTCCTTAATATACCCTGTTCAACACCAATCATTGTTGTGCGAGTACTTGAGCTACCGTGTTTATGGGGATTACAGGATGAGACAACTCCCATGGGCAGGAGAAGAGCCTCGTCACCTACTCGAAGCTTTGCACCGCACCTTCCTTCGCCGCGTCGTTGAGACCCAACCAAATCCAGATAATCAACCGAGGGAAATCACAAGAAGTGCGTGGTCACAGATGGACAGTCTTTTTCGGTCGGTGACAGATCTGAAAGCAAAGGGTATTTATCTCCAGCCGAGTTCAAATTGTTTGACGGACATCAGCTTTACCTCCTACGGCTTGTTTGCTAAACTACGCCTTCCTATCTTCTGCGTCAACGAAGAAAGTAAAGTTTTATTCTCCAATCTTATTGTATTTGAGATGTCGGCGGGCGTACAAACAGACTATGGCGTGTCATCTTACATCAATTTCATGAAAACGCTGATCAACAATGCTAATGATGTAAAGGTGATGCGGGAGAGAGGCATACTGTGGAGCACGTTGGAGAACGATGAAGAGGTGCTTCATATATTTAAAAGCATCAGTACTTATGGATTCTCAAGCACTGGTCTTGATCATTTTAATGAGGTGAAGATGAGGATTGATGTGTACTGCAACAATAAAGCCAGAATCTGGATGGCCGAACTCTTCAATACCTATTTTCAGAGCCCGTGGTCTGCGATAGCTCTTTTTGCCGCCGCTTTTCTGCTTTGCCTCACTATCCTACAAACTTACTACACAATCCATCCGTCCACGCAACCAAACAATTCCATTTGA
- the LOC121785282 gene encoding putative UPF0481 protein At3g02645 yields MADIAEETPAAVSVDIRPRWRMLHRVPVHVREEKKHVFEPVVVPLGPYHCRQHPQSQLVEPLKDAVQDIVCKLDRTDRKGFLLSKILERIDEIRHFYGGADGYTDQELAEMILRDACFLVFAMLPKTFPMIRHNLGMYGMLFMSRDMYMLENQIPLWLIPLIHPQPSFLCKYLSSNVFGDYRMTQLSWENGGGGEEPLHLLEAFHRTFLSLVQTPENSSEGGSNFWRLINKYKQARPKEESSRRTLWQNLNSPFQSATDLKAKGIHFRRSSHCLGDIKFFSFALYAELHLPFFNITNNSKTFFSNMIAFEMSPETETDYGVTSYFNFMKTLILNASDVKVLREKGILYSRLASDEEVVEMFKSIDTYGYSKHGLLDGVKMRIEEHCSSKAKTWMADLVNTKFRSPWAVIALAAAAFLLALTVVQTYYTVNPAD; encoded by the exons ATGGCAGACATAGCTGAGGAAACTCCGGCGGCCGTGAGTGTGGACATCCGACCTCGATGGCGCATGCTCCACAGAGTGCCGGTGCACGTGCGAGAGGAGAAGAAGCACGTGTTTGAGCCAGTAGTGGTGCCCCTCGGCCCATACCACTGCCGCCAGCATCCACAATCGCAGCTGGTCGAGCCACTCAAGGACGCGGTACAAGATATTGTTTGCAAGTTAGATCGAACAGACCGGAAAGGCTTCCTCCTGAGCAAGATCCTTGAGCGGATAGACGAAATCCGCCACTTCTACGGTGGAGCTGATGGCTACACTGATCAGGAATTGGCTGAAATGATACTTCGCGACGCCTGCTTCCTCGTATTCGCTATGCTACCAAAGACTTTCCCCATGATTCGTCATAACCTGGGAATGTATGGGATGTTGTTCATGTCTCGCGATATGTATATGCTGGAAAATCAAATTCCGTTATGGCTCATCCCCTTAATACACCCACAACCATCATTTCTATGCAAGTATTTGAGCAGCAACGTTTTCGGAGATTACAGGATGACACAGCTTTCATGGGAAaacggaggaggaggagaagagccTCTTCACCTACTCGAAGCTTTCCATCGCACCTTCCTCAGCCTTGTTCAGACCCCAGAAAATTCAA GTgagggagggagtaatttttggCGACTAATCAACAAATACAAACAAGCAAGGCCAAAGGAGGAAAGCTCAAGAAGAACTCTATGGCAAAATCTAAACAGCCCGTTTCAATCAGCGACAGATCTAAAAGCAAAAGGCATCCATTTCCGACGAAGCTCCCATTGCTTGGGCGACATCAAGTTCTTCTCCTTCGCATTATACGCGGAGCTCCACCTCCCTTTCTTCAACATCACAAACAACAGCAAAACATTCTTCTCCAACATGATCGCATTCGAGATGTCGCCAGAGACGGAAACCGACTATGGCGTGACATCGTATTTCAATTTCATGAAAACGCTGATCCTCAATGCTAGCGATGTAAAAGTATTGCGGGAGAAGGGGATATTGTACAGCAGGTTGGCGAGCGATGAAGAGGTGGTTGAGATGTTTAAAAGCATCGATACTTATGGGTACTCGAAGCACGGGCTTTTGGATGGGGTGAAGATGAGGATTGAGGAGCACTGCAGTAGTAAAGCGAAGACGTGGATGGCCGACCTCGTCAACACCAAGTTTCGGAGCCCGTGGGCTGTGATAGCGCTCGCGGCTGCTGCTTTTTTGCTAGCGCTTACTGTTGTACAAACTTACTACACAGTCAATCCAGCCGATTGA
- the LOC121785283 gene encoding uncharacterized protein LOC121785283: protein MADIEEETLIIDIPRSQRRMLNKVLVQVRRDKTHIYEPAVVSFGPYHHRRDPQLVLVEPFKDELRDIVCGGDADHKKSKIHERIDDIRHFYGGADGYTDEELAEMMLRDACFLICFICALAEGGVGEGTYYARIHERLGMSAMFFVLSDICMLENQIPLWIISLIHPQYKSLLCQYLSSTFYGDNNCMTQLPWAEEEEEPLHLLEALRRSSLRLVETQQNSSLFWRLIKKYNQPRESSKNLTPSVLQLLDSPFRSVTDLKAKGIHLRKSSRCLTDIRFFSFGLFAQLHLPVFLISDADIGAYSNLIALEMSPGTRTDLGVTSYINFMKTLIINVNDVKVLREKGILFSMLASDEEVLDIFKSIHTYGYSNFGLFYEVKMRINEHCNNKAKTWMADLINTNFKSPWTVIALLAATFLLCLTFLQTYYTINPRN from the coding sequence ATGGCAGACATAGAAGAGGAAACTCTCATTATCGACATCCCTCGATCTCAGCGGCGCATGTTGAACAAAGTGCTGGTGCAAGTGCGACGTGACAAGACGCACATTTATGAGCCAGCAGTTGTTTCGTTCGGCCCATACCACCACCGCCGGGATCCACAGTTGGTGCTGGTGGAGCCATTCAAGGACGAGCTACGGGATATTGTTTGCGGAGGAGACGCTGACCATAAAAAGAGCAAGATACATGAGCGGATAGATGATATTCGTCATTTCTATGGCGGAGCAGATGGCTACACTGACGAGGAATTGGCTGAAATGATGCTCCGCGACGCTTGCTTCCTCATATGCTTTATCTGTGCATTAGCTGAGGGTGGGGTTGGGGAAGGAACTTATTATGCCCGGATTCATGAACGCTTGGGAATGTCTGCTATGTTTTTCGTGCTAAGTGATATATGTATGCTGGAGAATCAGATTCCATTATGGATCATCTCCTTAATACACCCTCAATACAAATCATTGTTGTGCCAATACTTGAGCTCCACTTTTTATGGGGATAACAACTGTATGACACAACTCCCATgggcagaagaagaagaagagcctCTTCACCTCCTCGAAGCTTTGCGCCGCTCCTCCCTTCGCCTCGTTGAGACCCAGCAAAATTCAAGTCTCTTTTGGCGGCTTATCAAGAAATATAATCAACCAAGGGAATCATCGAAGAATCTTACACCAAGTGTGTTGCAACTGTTGGACAGTCCTTTTCGTTCGGTTACAGATCTGAAAGCAAAGGGTATTCATCTCCGGAAGAGTTCAAGATGTTTGACAGACATCAGATTCTTCTCCTTCGGCTTGTTCGCTCAACTCCACCTTCCTGTCTTCCTCATCTCTGATGCAGACATCGGGGCCTACTCCAATCTTATTGCATTGGAGATGTCGCCGGGAACACGCACAGACCTTGGCGTGACATCTTACATTAATTTCATGAAAACGTTGATCATCAATGTTAATGATGTAAAGGTTCTGCGGGAGAAAGGCATACTGTTCAGCATGTTGGCAAGCGATGAAGAGGTGCTTGATATATTTAAAAGCATCCATACCTATGGATACTCAAACTTTGGTCTTTTTTATGAGGTGAAGATGAGGATTAATGAGCACTGCAACAACAAAGCTAAGACATGGATGGCCGACCTCATCAATACCAATTTTAAGAGCCCATGGACTGTTATAGCTCTTCTTGCCGCCACATTTCTGCTTTGCCTCACTTTTCTACAAACTTACTACACAATCAATCCACGCAACTAA